ACGACCGAACTCCGCGAGCAGGCGGATGCGGTTCACGAAGAGATCCTCGCAGCGGCCGACGAACGCGACGCGGACCTGATCGCGATGGGGACGACCGGCCGCAGCGGAGTCGGCAGATTCCTGCTTGGCAGCGTCGCCGAACAGACGCTACGGGAGTCGTCAGTCCCGGTCGCGACCGTCCACGAAGAGACGGCACTCGAAGGCGCGTTCGAGCGCGTCCTGGTTCCGACTGACGGAAGCCACAGCTCGGAGGCCGCCCTCGAGCACGCCATCGATCTCGCGGCCGAAACCGGCGCGCGGCTGCACATCGTCCACGTGAGCGACGAGGAGGCCGTCGAAGAGATGGAGACGTTCGACGTTGCGGATACTACTGCGGCTAGTGACGACGACGAGATCGGTCTCGAACCGGTCGACGACGCGCTCGAGTACCTGCGCGGGACGCAACTGGACGTCGTCGACATATCGATTCCGAGCGGGCGAGTCGACCAGCAAATCCTCGCGACTGCCGCAACGTCCGATGCCGACTGCATCGTGATGGGAACGCACGGCGAGACTGGACTGCGGCGCTACCTCCTCGGAAGTACGACCGAACGCGTCGTCCGTTTCACCGGCGTGCCGGTGATCGGCATCAGCGCGACGCGCGCCGAAGCCGTGACCGTCGAGTATCTCGATTACCAGGTCGTCGACGAACGGGGCTGGTCACTCGAGGACGAGGACCTCCTCGAGCGGGCCGCGGAAGGCGACCTCGACGACGAGGCTCACGGCACGTTCGAGGTGGGACGCGACGAGTACGTCCTCGACGCCGCCGAGGCGGCCGGCCACAGTTGGCCGTTTCACTGTCGGGCCGGCGGCTGTGTGAACTGTACTGCCGTGTTGCTCGAGGGGGAACTCGAGATGGACGTCCAGCGAAGTCTTTCGGAGGAGGAAGTCGAAGAAAAGGGGTTCCGGTTGACTTGTGTAGCCACGCCAGCAAGCGATTCGATCGAACTCGTCTATGGGGCGAAGCATCTCGACGAGCTTCGTGATCGCGTCGTATAGGAGTCCTACCGGGAATAGCTTTATTTGAGCGATCGGTGTTCATCTGGTCACAATCGAGTGACACGACGATACCATGACGGCAGACACCAACAACGAGCTCACCCATCATCTGGGCGTAGCGATCGGAAGCATCGTCGTCGCAGTCCTGCTGTGGGTCGTCGGATACGGGGAGCAGCGGGTCGTCGGCGCCATTCCCTTCTTCATCCTGTTTTTCGTGATGGTTATCGGCCCACTGGTTCGCATCCGGCCGTCGATCAGGCGTCGGTTCTCCGGGAACTTCCCCGTGAACTGGCGGTCGGAACTGGGGATCTGGTTCGCCATCTGGTCGGTCGTCCACGTCCTGTTCGTCTTCTGGGCACGGGACTGGGACGTCGTCGGCTATCTCGTCGACATGAGTCCGTGGGCGTTCGGGGCCATGGTTGCCGTCCTCATCGCGATCGTGCTGGCGTTTACCTCCAACAACTGGGCCTACGACTATCTCGGTGCAAAAGCGTGGAAGTGGCACCAGAGCCACGGGACGTACGTCATCTTCTGGCTCGTGGCCGTCCACGGCTACGATCGAGCGTATCTCCGTCCGTACGAAGAGATGGGCTTTCCCTCGGACGACCCGCTCCACCTGATTTACCTCGCAATGATCGTCCTGGTGGTCATCCTCCACGTGGTCGCGTTCGCGGCTGTCGTCTCCGAGTATCGGAAGAGTGGCGAGTATCCACCCGATCTCTAGAACAGCCGTCTCGAGTCGACCTCGACGCCCCGCTCGAGCAACCCGATCGTGTAGATGCTCCCCTCGCTCGCGTGTCGCGACAGTGCCGCGCTGACGAGACAAGCGATCGCGAGCGGCGGGACGATCCAGACG
This genomic stretch from Natrialba magadii ATCC 43099 harbors:
- the fer gene encoding ferredoxin Fer, translating into MYNTILVPTDGSPVAEDVGTYAIGLAERFDAAIHVVSVLEGGLVASGDEDEGERAVEELADRARDRGLDVTTELREQADAVHEEILAAADERDADLIAMGTTGRSGVGRFLLGSVAEQTLRESSVPVATVHEETALEGAFERVLVPTDGSHSSEAALEHAIDLAAETGARLHIVHVSDEEAVEEMETFDVADTTAASDDDEIGLEPVDDALEYLRGTQLDVVDISIPSGRVDQQILATAATSDADCIVMGTHGETGLRRYLLGSTTERVVRFTGVPVIGISATRAEAVTVEYLDYQVVDERGWSLEDEDLLERAAEGDLDDEAHGTFEVGRDEYVLDAAEAAGHSWPFHCRAGGCVNCTAVLLEGELEMDVQRSLSEEEVEEKGFRLTCVATPASDSIELVYGAKHLDELRDRVV
- a CDS encoding cytochrome b family protein codes for the protein MTADTNNELTHHLGVAIGSIVVAVLLWVVGYGEQRVVGAIPFFILFFVMVIGPLVRIRPSIRRRFSGNFPVNWRSELGIWFAIWSVVHVLFVFWARDWDVVGYLVDMSPWAFGAMVAVLIAIVLAFTSNNWAYDYLGAKAWKWHQSHGTYVIFWLVAVHGYDRAYLRPYEEMGFPSDDPLHLIYLAMIVLVVILHVVAFAAVVSEYRKSGEYPPDL